The DNA region CGAGGCCCGGCTCGCCGCAGGAAAGGAGCGAAAGCCCGAAACCTACCAGGCTTACCTGAAGGGCCGATACCACTGGAATCGCCGGACCGAGGCCGACTTCCTGAAGGCGATCGAGTACTTCAGCGAGGCCCTGAGCTACGAGCCCGACTACGCGAGAGCCTATGCCGGGCTGGCGGACACCTATAACCTCCTCGCGGTCTATAACATGCAGCGACACCGTAGAGCGATGCCGCGAGCGAAGGACGCGGCCTTGCGGGCAATCGCCCTCGACCCGAAGCTCGCCGATGCCCACGCCTCGCTTGGCTGCATTCACTTCCTCTATGACTGGGATTTCCCCGCATCCGAACGGGAGTTCCAGAAAGCGATCGAGGTGAATCCGCGTTACCCGACGGCGTACCAGTGGTACGGCATCTACCTCGTCTCTCGAGGACGGACCGACCAGGCGCTCGAGATGCTGCGAAGGGCTCTCGAGCTCGACCCCATGTCCTTGAGCATCAACGAGAATCTGGGATGGGCCCTCTACGTCGCCCGCCGGTATCCCGAGGCCATCGCGCAGTTCGAGAAGACGCTCGACCTGGATCCGGCGTTCGGGCAAGGTCTTCGCTACCTGGGACTCACGTATCTGCACGTGGGACGAACAGAAGACGCTCTCCGCGTTCTGGAGCGAGCCCGTGCGGCCTTCCAGGGGGAGGCCGAGATCCGAGCCGACGTCGCCCTTGCTTTCGCTCTTGCCGGACATCGCGATGAGGCGCGGGAGCTCCTCGATGAGCTGATGCTGGCCTCGGAGGAGAGGTACGTTTCTCCGTTTCTCATCGCCCGGTTCCACACTGGCCTGGGGGAAACGGACGAAGCACTCGATTGGCTCGACAAGGCGTACGAGGACCGCGTCGCGAACATCGTCTTCATCGGTGTGGATCCGTTCTTCGACTCGCTGCGAGATCTCCCTCGGTTCCGAGACCTTCTCGATCGCGTCGGACTTCGCGAGATCGGCTGAGCGACAAGCGAGCCGGCCTCGGCTCGTGCTTCATTCTCGTTTACGTGAAACGCGCCATCCGCCCGGGCATCTCATAGAGGTGACGAATGAGGAGGTCAACCATTCCATGAAGAAACGTCCAATCTTTCTAGCAGTGGGAGCTCTACTCCTGGGCGGGCTCTGGTATCTGTTCCGTCCCGAGCTTCTGTTCGTAACCAAGAAAGTCAACGAGGAGTTCCCGGGAACGGCCGCAGTCTCGGCGGAGAGAAGCGGCGCGCCGTTTCTGAAGGGAACGTTCCACCCCGGCGCTCACGAGACGGTAGGCACGGCCGCCATACACGTCCTCGAGGGAGGGAAACGGGTTCTGAGACTCACGGACTTCCAGACGTCCAACGGTCCCGACGTGCGCGTCTTTCTCGTCGCCGCCGCGGACGCGATGGACAGCGACGCGGTCAAAACGTCCGGGTACGTGGATCTTGGAAGCTTGAAAGGCACCGAAGGCGCGCAGAACTACGACGTTCCCGCCCAGGTGGATCTCGATCAGTACCGGGCGGTCACGATCTGGTGCGCGCGTTTCGGAGTCAACTTCGGAACCGCTCCGCTGACGCCGACGAAGCCAGAAGCCTTGTCCGCGGGGACATTCCACGGCGTGGCCCACGAGACCGAGGGAATTGCCAGCATCTACCGGCTTCCCGACGGCAAACGGGTGCTGCGTTTCACCGGGTTCAAAACGTCCAATGGACCCGATGTGCAGGTCTACCTCGGCAAGGCGAAAGACGCCTCGGACAACGACAGCGTGACCCGCGCGGGCTTCTTCCACGTCGGAGCGCTCCGAGGGACCGAGGGGGATCAGAACTACGAGCTTCCCGACTCCCTCGACCTCTCGCAGTACCATTCGGTGACCATTTGGTGCCGGAGGTTCGGCGTAAACTTCGCCACGGCGCCGTTGCAGGCACCGCAGACCTAGCAGGCTAACCATGGCGCGGATCGTCATTCTCGGTGGAGGATTCGGCGGGCTCTACACCGCTCTCGAGCTCGAGAGGGTGTTGGCCCGCCGGAGCGACCTCGAGGTCACGCTGGTGAATCGGGACAACTTCTTCTTGTTCACCCCGATGCTCCACGAGGTCGCCGCGAGCGACCTCGACGTGACCCACATCGTGAATCCGGTGCGAAAGCTCTTGAAGCGAGTGCGTTTCTTCGAGGGAAACGCGGAGCAGATCGACGTCGAGAAGAGAACCGTGCTCGTCAACCACACTGACGGAAGCCACGGGCACGTACTGGAATACGATCAGCTGGTGCTCGGCCTGGGATCCGTCACGAACTTCTTCGAGCTTCCCGGGCTCGAGGAGCGTGCTTTTACGATGCGCACGCTCGGAGATGCCCTGGCGCTCCGGAATCGGCTCATCGCCAATCTGGAGGCGGCCGACTTCGAATGTGCCAGCGGCGTCCGCGATCCGCTTCTAACGGTCGTCGTTGCCGGCGGCGGGTTCGCCGGCGTGGAAACGATTGCGGGTATCAACGATTTCGTTCGCGAGGCGCTGCGCTTCTATCCGCACCTGAGCGAAGAGCTCATCAGCATGGTGCTGGTGCATCCGGGGGAGTATCTGCTGCCCGAGCTGGGTGAAAAGCTGGGACGGTATGCCCGAGACGTCTTGGCGTCGCGCGGCGTCGAGGTTCGTTTGAAGGCCCGAGTCGCCCGAGCCACCGATCGGGGCGTCGAGCTTTCGGACGGAACGTTCATCGACACCAACACGCTGGTCTGGACGGCGGGCAACTCGGTCCATCCGCTCATCGCAACTCTCCCTGCGAAGAAAGCTCGCGGCCGGCTCGTTGTGGATGAGTTCCTTCGGGTCGAGGAGAGTCCCGGTGTCTGGGCCCTGGGCGATTGCGCCTCCACGCACCCGCCGACGGCTCAACACGCGTTGCGCGAAGGCAAGCTCGTTGCCCGCAACCTGATTGCGGCGGTCGACGGTCGCGAGATGTCGCCCTTCGTCTTCCGAACGATCGGTCAGCTCGCCGCCATCGGACGGCGAACGGGGGTGGCGCGCATCCTCGGAGTGAACTTTTCGGGGTTCTTGGCCTGGTGGCTCTGGCGAACGATTTACCTCGCCAAGCTCCCCCGCTTCGAAAAGAAGGTTCGAGTCGCTCTGGATTGGGCGCTCGACCTGATGTTCTCCAAGGACCTGGTGCAGCTTCAGACGCCTCGCACCATCAGGAGACAGACAAGGAAGGACCATGAATCGCAAGAATCGAGCGGAGATCGAGCGCCTCGAGGAAGACTCCCGGCGCGTGAAGAACTGGAAACGATTCGGACCTTACCTCTCCGAGAGGCAGTGGGGGACGGTCCGTGAGGACTATTCCGCCTACGGAGAGGTCTGGGACTATTACTCCCACGAACAGTCCCGAAGCCGGGCCTACCGGTGGGGCGAGGATGGGCTTCTGGGAATCTGCGATCGCGAATGTCGCATCGCGTTCGCGCTCGCACTCTGGAACGGCCGCGACCCCATCCTGAAAGAGCGCCTCTTCGGGCTCACCGGCCCGGAAGGCAACCACGGTGAGGACGTCAAAGAGCTCTATTACTATATCGATTCGACCCCGACGCACTCCTACATGAAGGGACTCTACAAGTACCCGCAGGCCGAGTATCCCTACACTCGCCTGGTAGAGGAGAATCGGCGTCGCGGCAAGGATGCGCCGGAGCTCGAGCTCGTCGATACCGGGGTTTTCGACGGAGGTCGCTACTTCGACGTGGGCGTCGAGTACGCCAAGGCGTCGCCCGACGACATCCTGATCCGGATCACGGTCTCGAACCGCGGGCCCGAGCCGGCCGCGCTTCACCTGCTTCCAACGCTGTGGTTCCGAAATACCTGGTCCTGGGGCCGGACGGGCGAGGGCTATTGGCCAAAACCCCGTCTGGCCGCAAGGGATCGATCGACCGTCGAGGCGTTGCACGACTCTCTCGGGAGCTACACGCTCAGCGTAGCCGAGGGCGCCGAGCTTCTGTTCACCGAGAACGAAACGAACGCCGAGCGGTTGTTCGGCTCCCCGGGCTCGAGCCCCTTCGTGAAAGACGCGTTTCATGAGTACGTCGTCCGAGGCCGCTCGGAGGCCGTGAACCCGGCCCGGGTTGGTACCAAGGCGGCAGCCTACTATCGACTCGAGGTTCCCTCCGGAGGCGAGAGGGTAATCAAGCTACGGCTCACGGCCGGAAGTGAGGTGTCTTCGGATCCTCTTGGCGGGAGCTTCGATCGCACGTTCGCGGCACGACAGGAGGAGGCCGATGCGTTCTTCGAAGTCAAGCATCCCGAGCTTCTCACGTCCGAGGAACGAAACGTCGTGAGACAGGGCTACGCCGGCCTCCTCTGGTCGAAGCAGTTTTATTACAACGTGGTTCGCGATTGGCTCGAGGGGGATCCGGCCCAACCCAGCCCCCCCGAAGGCCGCAAGAGCGGCCGCAATCACGACTGGCCCCATCTCTACAATCGAGACGTCATCTCCATGCCCGACAAGTGGGAGTACCCCTGGTATGCGGCCTGGGACCTCGCGTTTCACATGATTCCTTTCGCCCAGGTCGATCCGGACTTCGCCAAGTCACAGCTCGTTCTATTCCTGCGCGAATGGTACATGCACCCGAATGGCCAGATTCCCGCCTACGAGTTCGCTTTCGGGGACGTCAATCCGCCGGTGCACGCCTGGGCCGCCTGGCGCGTCTACAAGATGACCGGGGCGCGAGGAGAGCGCGACCGCGTCTTCCTCGCCCGGGTGTTCCACAAGCTGCTCTTGAACTTCACATGGTGGGTGAACCGAAAAGATGCG from Vicinamibacteria bacterium includes:
- a CDS encoding tetratricopeptide repeat protein, yielding MDLARALKNGCGILSAMEGGKFGVGVFRFGAFELDAAEKELRKHGIRVKLQQQPFLVLCRLVERPNHLVTREELRSELWSEETFVDFDHSLNEAVNKLRLALGDSATHPRFVETVPKHGYRFIAPVEAKRTPPPEPRPPAKRSRLTLYALVASLLVVGTVALRYASRRSPPASPRTIHAVAVLPLENLSGDPSQEYFSDGMTEELIAHLSMIEALHVISPTSVRRYKGSDKSLKQIAAELRVDAIIEGSVRLAHDRVRVTVHLADPETEQSRWSEFYEGAADDLFAIQMELAKTIAREILLELPPQDEARLAAGKERKPETYQAYLKGRYHWNRRTEADFLKAIEYFSEALSYEPDYARAYAGLADTYNLLAVYNMQRHRRAMPRAKDAALRAIALDPKLADAHASLGCIHFLYDWDFPASEREFQKAIEVNPRYPTAYQWYGIYLVSRGRTDQALEMLRRALELDPMSLSINENLGWALYVARRYPEAIAQFEKTLDLDPAFGQGLRYLGLTYLHVGRTEDALRVLERARAAFQGEAEIRADVALAFALAGHRDEARELLDELMLASEERYVSPFLIARFHTGLGETDEALDWLDKAYEDRVANIVFIGVDPFFDSLRDLPRFRDLLDRVGLREIG
- a CDS encoding DM13 domain-containing protein, whose amino-acid sequence is MKKRPIFLAVGALLLGGLWYLFRPELLFVTKKVNEEFPGTAAVSAERSGAPFLKGTFHPGAHETVGTAAIHVLEGGKRVLRLTDFQTSNGPDVRVFLVAAADAMDSDAVKTSGYVDLGSLKGTEGAQNYDVPAQVDLDQYRAVTIWCARFGVNFGTAPLTPTKPEALSAGTFHGVAHETEGIASIYRLPDGKRVLRFTGFKTSNGPDVQVYLGKAKDASDNDSVTRAGFFHVGALRGTEGDQNYELPDSLDLSQYHSVTIWCRRFGVNFATAPLQAPQT
- a CDS encoding NAD(P)/FAD-dependent oxidoreductase, which gives rise to MARIVILGGGFGGLYTALELERVLARRSDLEVTLVNRDNFFLFTPMLHEVAASDLDVTHIVNPVRKLLKRVRFFEGNAEQIDVEKRTVLVNHTDGSHGHVLEYDQLVLGLGSVTNFFELPGLEERAFTMRTLGDALALRNRLIANLEAADFECASGVRDPLLTVVVAGGGFAGVETIAGINDFVREALRFYPHLSEELISMVLVHPGEYLLPELGEKLGRYARDVLASRGVEVRLKARVARATDRGVELSDGTFIDTNTLVWTAGNSVHPLIATLPAKKARGRLVVDEFLRVEESPGVWALGDCASTHPPTAQHALREGKLVARNLIAAVDGREMSPFVFRTIGQLAAIGRRTGVARILGVNFSGFLAWWLWRTIYLAKLPRFEKKVRVALDWALDLMFSKDLVQLQTPRTIRRQTRKDHESQESSGDRAPRGRLPAREELETIRTLPLREAVGDGP
- a CDS encoding glucosidase; the protein is MNRKNRAEIERLEEDSRRVKNWKRFGPYLSERQWGTVREDYSAYGEVWDYYSHEQSRSRAYRWGEDGLLGICDRECRIAFALALWNGRDPILKERLFGLTGPEGNHGEDVKELYYYIDSTPTHSYMKGLYKYPQAEYPYTRLVEENRRRGKDAPELELVDTGVFDGGRYFDVGVEYAKASPDDILIRITVSNRGPEPAALHLLPTLWFRNTWSWGRTGEGYWPKPRLAARDRSTVEALHDSLGSYTLSVAEGAELLFTENETNAERLFGSPGSSPFVKDAFHEYVVRGRSEAVNPARVGTKAAAYYRLEVPSGGERVIKLRLTAGSEVSSDPLGGSFDRTFAARQEEADAFFEVKHPELLTSEERNVVRQGYAGLLWSKQFYYNVVRDWLEGDPAQPSPPEGRKSGRNHDWPHLYNRDVISMPDKWEYPWYAAWDLAFHMIPFAQVDPDFAKSQLVLFLREWYMHPNGQIPAYEFAFGDVNPPVHAWAAWRVYKMTGARGERDRVFLARVFHKLLLNFTWWVNRKDASGKNLFSGGFLGLDNIGVFDRSQALPTGGELEQADGTAWMAFYCSTLLSMALELASEDPAYEDVASKFFEHFMAIVEAINRLGGSGLWDDEDGFYYDQLRVG